In Persicobacter psychrovividus, the genomic window CATTGGTTCAGGTAGGAATTCGAGATTTTTGTGAGGATGAAGTAAAGCTCGTCGAGGCGTCTGATGGGCGGGTGGTCATGTTTACTGATGCTCAGCTAAAAAAAGGACATTTCCAAGGCATCAGTTGGCATCAGCAAGTGACGGAAATTGTGGAACGATTGCCTCAGCATGTTTATATTAGCTTTGATATTGATGGGCTCGATCCATCCCTTTGCCCAAATACGGGAACGCCTGTTGCAGGAGGTTTATCCTTCAATGAGGCGCTATACCTTTTGGAGCAGACTGTTCGTTCGGGTAGAACCATCATTGGTTTCGATCTTTCAGAAGTAGGTGATGATCCCTGGGACGCCAATGTGGGGGCACGAATTTTATATCGTTTATCAAATTTAATGGGCGTTTCTCAAAATCAATTAAGTTTTAACATTTAAATAATGTGACTATTCAGCCTTTAAATTTGCTTATCCTGTTTTTTTGAAAGTTTCGCACGATTTTCCCTTTTAATATTTTTGTACCAAGGCGTATCGCTTCAAAATGTACGCCTAATGTTGAACAGATAGATTTTTATTGTGATTTTTGACCGTCTAAAAGCGCATTCATTTTTAGTGATATTCAGTATGCTCAGCCTACTGATGGTGATTTTTCCCGTGGCGCCCTTCTCTGCGCATACGGGTAAAGAGCCCATTGACTATGAAAAGGAATACCTGACCCCTTCTTTGGAAAATGTGATTTCGGAAGGAAAAGATTTCAAAAAGATGAACGCTTATATTGAGCGGTGGATGCGCCGTTGGGATATTGTGGGGGCATCGGTTGCGGTGATGAAACATAATAAATTGGTGTATGCCAAGGGGTTTGGATATACCGATACTTCGCATACTTTAGAAGTCAATCCCACCCATCTTTTTCGCATTGCTTCTGTTTCTAAATTGGTAACAGGTATTGCGATTATGCGCCTGGTAGAATCTGGTATTCTTGATCTTGATAAGCCTGTTTTTGGCACCGACGGCTACCTGCAAGGGCCTATTTATAATTCTTTCAGGGATTCACGAACACGCCGTATCACCTGTCGGGAACTTTTGTATCATCAAGGAGGCTTTACGGCAAAGCTTGGCGACCCTCTTTTCGAAGGGCCTGAACTTGCAAAATCCCAGGGTTGGACATTGCCCGTTCCAACCGACAGTTTGATTTCCTTCACGCTGAAAAAGCGCCGATTACGCTTCACTCCGGGACGAGGCTATGAATACAGCAACTTCGGTTACCTGATATTATCAAGGGTTATTGAATCGGTTACCGATATGAAGTATGAGGATTTTGTGCGCTGGAGTGTGCTTCAGCCTTTGGGGATTTCTGATATGGAGCTTGGCAAGGCTTTGCATAAAGACCGTAACCGCTTCGAAGTGGATTATTATGATTTTCCGAAGATGGACAAGCGGGAATCCAATTACGATTTTAATAAAGAAGCCTTGACAACCGCTGGTGCTTCGGGCTTGCCTCACCTTGAAGGTGCTGGAGGCTGGATTGCTTCCGCTTCGGATTTGGCAAGGATTGTCGCTGGCGCCAATGGGGTGCAGGACAGCCAGGTCCCGCCATTGCTTTCCAAATCCTCTGTTCACGAGATGGTCACGCCTCAGAATAAACTGAACCCCTCTTTAGTGATGGGCTGGCGAGCAGCTTCAGGGAAACACTGGTGGCGAACGGGTACTTTAGCAGGTACTTCAGCGATGGTTTCCCGTGAAAAGGATGGCACGGTATGGGTGATGATTCTCAATACTTCAACCTATAAACGAAACCATATGCCTACCCAAATTCGGAATGCCATGCGTTATGGAATGGCCTTGGTGCCTCATTGGCCCGAACGCGATTTGTTTGACCGCTATTTAAATGGTGGCCGATACCTCAAACATGCCCAAGTGCCTGCTATCGATCCAATTGCACTTGAAGATGATTGAGTTGCCCGTAAATAAGCTGCTGAATATCCATAGTCATCGGGAGGCTTCGACTTCTGAATTTACCATAATGAATCATTGCTATGGGGAGGATTTTCGCTCAGATATTGGCTCTGTAGGTTTTCATCCTTTGCAATTTCAGCAAACGCCCAAACCATCCTTACAACTTTCTGCATTCGACGACCCCCGGGTGCTTATGATAGGGGAGTGTGGTATTGATTATCGGTACGAGGTTGATGTGAAAACTCAGACGCTAATTTTTGAAGAGCAACTTGATATTGCTAAACAGTTGAGAAAGCCCGTGGTTATTCATCAGGTAAAAGCGTATGCTGATTTGCTTCGCTTGCGCAAGCAACGCCCCTCATCATTAAAAATGGTTATTCATGGTTTCAGAGGAAAAAAAATATTGGCCGATCAGTTGATTCAGGCGGGTTTTTACCTTTCTTTTGGGGCGCATTTACTGGAGACTGATCAATTACAGCAGACCTTCGGAGAACTGCCTATTGATCGCTTGTTTCTGGAAACCGATGAATCGGAAGCTCCGCTGGTCAAAATTTATCAGACGGCAGCCGACCTCAGTGGTAAGTCGCTCGATGAGCTTCGCCTTCAGTTGTGGCAAAACTTTAAGGATCTATATCCATAATTGACTCAAACAAAATCCCTATAATAATTCGCTATGGATAATGCATGGTTAGAACGTGCCGAGTTAATGCTCGGCGATGAGAAATTAAAAATGTTGGCCAATAGCCACGTCCTGATTGTTGGGCTCGGTGGTGTTGGTGGCTTCGCGACAGAATGTATTGCGCGGGCAGGAGTGGGCAAGATGACGATCGTTGATGGCGATACGGTGGACTTGTCCAATAAAAATCGACAGTTGGTTGCTTTAGATAGCACGGTGGGTAAAGAAAAGGCTACTGTGCTTGGCGAACGACTGTTGGACATCAATCCTTATTTGGAGCTGACGGTGGTAAATCAATACCTGACTGATGTTGAGATTCAGGAATTGCTTGACCGTGACCAATATGATTATGTGATGGACTGTATAGATACCCTGACACCAAAAATATTCCTGATTTCCAACTGTTTGCAACGTAAGTTACCTTTAGTTTCAGCGATGGGTGCAGGAGGGAAAATGGATCCAAGTAAATTGACGGTCGCTGATATCTCGAAATCCTACAATTGTAAGCTGGCAAGAATGCTTCGCAAAAGATTGCATAAAATGGGGATTCGTAAAGGCTTTAAAGTAGTGTTTTCTCCTGAAGATATCGACACTTCAAAGGTTCACGAGGTAGATGGGCTCATGCACAAGAAATCGGTTATCGGTACCATTTCCTACATGCCACCGATGTTAGGAGGGATGGTCGCTTCTGTAGTGATTAGGTCGCTATTGGGCGAAAAAGTTTAGTGCTGTAGCACTGTTGTCCACAGATTATTGAGATTAGATATTTAGGGAGCAACCACCAAAGTCCTTTTTATTTATTGTGAAAAGATGATATTGAGGTGTTTAAAGTGTGCTTGTTGTCTTCAATTACATCCCTTTAATCTGTGGATAAAAAATTAAAAAACAATTGAAAATTGTCGGGCGATTAAGTCCATGCGATGATAGAACGGTCTTTTGTTATCTCCTTGAAATAGCCGTACAATTCGGCCGATAGAAATGAAATAGCATTTCGCTATTCAGTGATCTGATCACAAAACAGACTTATACGACCGTCCTTCTCAGGTACGTTTAAAGGTGAAAATCCCCAACACACCTTGGTCGTCTTCGGCCTCACCCACAATTAATTTGTCCGACATGATTCGCCCCCGCCACTTATCAAGCTGGTAGTCGTCTACTTCACCTTCGATAATTTCATAGGAGGTCGCACTGAGCTGTAGAAAGCTAATTTCCCCTTCCTGTATTTTTCCTTCTACCAATAATTTCACACGGAAAGTTTCCGCATCTTCGCTTTGTTCAGTCGCCAATAGGGTGCCCGTGATTTCTCCCGCCTGATCTGTTAAAACTAAATGCCCTTTAGAAGTCCCATAGCCAAAATCTTCATGATAGTGCCATTCGCCTGTTAAATTGATTTCATCCATGAAGCAAAAATGGCTATTCACGCTTTATTTTGCTACCAATAAATCAAATTATTTGCGATCAAATAAAGTATTTAACCGATTTAGATGGCTTTGATTTTTACTCAGTAAAGTGAATGGAAATATTGTTGCATATTAAATTTTATACACTATATTTCGAAATATTTTAATGGTATGGTCATAATGGCCGTTTTTAGTCATTATTTTAGATTTATTTTATTTAAGTGATTTCATTTTTACTGATTCATCTTTCTTATTTGTTCTTTTCAAAGGGTAAGTGTCTTGGTTAGTTTAGTGTTATGAAGAATAAATACATTGATTTGGTGGATCAAACTTTTGATTTCCCAAATGAAGCATTCGATGTGAATGAGCAAGGAGAACTTTCCTTCGAGGGAATTGAATTGTCTGATTTGATCAAACAATATGGTACTCCATTGCGCTTTTCCTACCTTCCGAATATTTCGCGCAATATCAAGCGGGCAAAAAAGTGGTTTAATGTAGCCATGGCGAAGGTGGATTATCAGGCCTCTTATAATTATTGTTACTGTACCAAAAGCTCACACTTTTCTTTTATTGTTGAGGAGGCGCTCAAAAATAATATCCACCTCGAGACTTCCTCTGCCTTTGATATCAATATTGTAGAAAATCTGATTGAGCGAGGGCTGCTCAGCAAGGAGAATTACATCATTTGTAATGGGTTTAAAAAAGAGCAATATGTGGAGAATATTGCCAATTTAATCAACAGTGGTTATCATAATACCTTTCCGATACTGGATAACTATCGTGAACTGGACGCCCTAACGGAATTGGTGGACGATGATAAAACGATCAATCTTGGCATTCGAATCGCTTCTGAAGAGGAGCCTAAATTTGAATTCTATACTTCGAGATTGGGGATAGGGTATAAAAATATCGTTCCCTTTTATAAAAAGAAGATTCAGGAAAATCCGCGATTGAAATTGCGCATGTTGCACTTCTTCATCAATACGGGTATCCGCGATACGGGGTATTACTGGAACGAATTGCGGAAGTGTTTGAAGGTTTATCGTGAACTGAAAAAGATCTGCCCTGAATTGGATTGTCTTAATATTGGTGGGGGCTTCCCTGTATCCACTTCGTTAAGCTTCAACTTCGATTATGAATATATGGCGGAGGAAATTATCGGCCTGATAAAAGTAATGTGTGAAGAAGATCAGATTGATGAACCTCATATTTTTACAGAATTTGGTTCTTTTACTGTGGGTGAAAGTGGTGGTATGATTTATTCGATCCTCAATCAGAAAAAACAAAATGATCGGGAGTCGTGGAATATGATTGACAGTTCTTTCATGACGACGCTTCCTGATGTTTGGGCGATCAGTCGAAGGTTTATTATGTTGCCGATCAATCGCTGGAATGATCCCTACGAGCGAGTATTACTGGGCGGAATGACCTGTGATTCGGATGATTATTATAATTCTGAACAACATGCCAACGCGATTTTCTTGCCTGAATACAATCGTGACGAACCGTTATACATTGGTTTTTTTCATACTGGAGCGTATCAGGAGACCATTGGTGGTTTCGGAGGCCTACAGCATTGTTTGATTCCGCAGCCTAAACACGTCATTATCGATCGTGATCAGGATGGAGAAATTACAACCAAATTGTTCTCCAAAGAGCAAAGCCACAAAGCCATGATGAAAATTTTAGGCTACTGATAGGTCAGTTCAATAGGGATTGCCCTTATGAGTCGGCTGAAAAAATTAAGATAAAAAAAGGTGATGGGTCATTTTTATAAATGGCCAATCACCTTTTTTTCATTGCAGCCCTATTGTTGTTGATATGCCTTAATAGAAGCGGAAATAGCTGTTTTACTATCGCGGAAGGAAAGCCCTTCTCCCTTTATTTTTTCGTTGCTGAGGCGTAAATCCCTGATGCCGGCCCTTTTTTCCCTTAGCAAATTGTCTGCATCAAAGTTAAGCTCCCGCAGAATGTATTCCGTGATTTCATATCGGCTTACGTTATTTTCACTGCCGAAATGATAAATGCCATAGGGGATGGTTTCAATATGGTCCAAGTGGCTCATCAGTTCACCAACTTCAGTCAGCCCTCTGTATTCATTTTTGGAAGCGCTGATTAAAGTTTCTTCCTTTCCCGCAACAATGCTATCCCATAAAATATTCGGATTTACCTTAGGGAATTCTTTGGTCGGGAGCCCATAAACCCAGGTAAGGCGCAGAATCCAGGCAGTCGGACAATGTTTGAGCACCTCCGTTTCTGCCATTAGTTTGGTAGTGCCATAATAGGTGTTGGGAATCGGCGTACTGCTTTCGGTATAGGGCCCCGCTTCTGAATTTCCATTAAACACCTGCTCGGTACTGAAAAAGACCATTTTCGCTTGATGTGCTTTGCAGGCTTTGGCGATTTCAGTGGTGGCATCGACATTGATTTTTTTAGCCAATAATTGATTTTGCTCGCAGCCTTCTGTAGACGACATGCCCGCAAGGTGAAAAACCAATGTGGGTTGGTGTAATTCAAAATATTGCCGAATAGCGTCACTGTCTGAAATGTCCAAACTTTTTCGGTTTGGCGCAAGAACGGTTAAGCCGCTTTGCTGATATCTTTGGGCAAGCCTTGAGGCGATAAAGCCACTGCCGCCTGTAATTAAAATAGTGTGTGTTGTATTCATGTTCGATCGATTGTGCTTCAGGTATAACGATTTTTCTGATTATTCATCCCAAAATTAATCGCCCTAATTTACGGTTTTGATTTCAAAAGCAAGGGATGATCAGCCTTTGTGCGTTTTTATCGATGGATATTGCCCCGAAATAAGCTGTTTTTTATCATTCCTTGCGCAGAGATTTTATCATGCTAAATATTATCCTTTACTTTGTGACTTATGATTAAAAGCAGGAATTTTCTTCGCCTGACATCAGGGAATTTATCTTTGGGTTTTAGAATTACATTGGCGACGGTTTTCCCCGTATTTTGGGGATATTTTACAAACAATTGGGGGGTGGCGGTCCCTTGGGCACTTGGTGCTTTGGCTTTGGGCCTTTCAGATTCTCCAGGAGTTTTGAAGGATCGGCTCATTTGGCTGTTGCGTAATTTGGCCTTGCTCTCAATTACGATTTTTATAACTGGTTTATTTACCCAATCCTATTGGCTGTTAGTGGTCTGGATGGTTTTCGGTGCTTTTCTGTGGGCAATGGTAGCTGTTTTTGGAAACCGATTTGCCGTTATGGGTAACGCCATGCTGATTGGTGCTTGTTATATTATGGCCACGCAAAAAGACTTTGCGGGAACGGTACACTGGACCGAATGGATGAGCATTGGCGGTTTTGGGTATATCTTGGTTTCTTTGTTTCTGGGTCGGGTGGGCCGATATAAAGGAGCGGAGGAAAGTCTTCGGAATGCTTTCATTAGCCTGTCTAAATTTACCTTGTTAAGAAGCACACAATTTACGGCAGATCCTGCGGCCGACCATCTGATTTTAGCGCAGAGGGTGAAGGTGATTGAAGATTTGGCCACCTGTCGGACAGAGCTTTTTGATCGTCGAAAAGGCCTGAAAGGAGGGACCAAAAGGGCCCGCAAGTTAGGGATGATTGTATGGCATATGGTGGACACTTTTGAGATGTTGTCGGCATCACATACTGACCTTCAGCAACTGCAAAAAGATTTAGGCGAGTCTGATATCATCTGTAAAATTCATAAAATCCTTAAATGTTATGGGCAGGAATTGCAGCGGATGTCCGAATCGTTGCCTGTAGGTGCGGTGCATACCACGCATCATGATCAGCAGGAACATTTAAATTACCTTGATATTGAAATTCAACAGGTAAAAGAGCTTTCCCTGGATCATTTTCCTGTGGCCTCTTTTACAGCGCTGAAGAATATTATGCGTAACCTGACGGAGATTAACTGGCGGTTGAACCGCATGACAAAAATCAGTCAGGGAGATATTTCCCTTGAAAAGGAAGAAATTGATTTCAAGGTTTTTGCGAGTGAATACAATCATCAGGAGCGTATTTTATCAGAGCTGAATATTCGATCTCCATTTTATCGTCATGCCATTCGTCTGTCTTTGGCCATTTTACTGTCGATGGCGATTGGTCACTTTTTAGGTATGGAGCAAGTTTATTGGATTGTCCTGACGGTGATTGTCATCATGAAACCCAATTTTTCAGAAACCAAAAAACGAACTTTTGAACGTTTCCTCGGGACCGTGCTGGGCTGCGGAATTGCGTCAGTAATTTTGTTTTTCTTTCAGGGAAATGCCGTTGTAATGCTTTTTTTCCTGACTTTACTGTCGCTTTTATCCTTCTTCTGGCTGGGCAAAAATTATGGTTTTGGGGTGCTGTTCCTGACGCCCTTTGTATTGGTGTTGTTCTCTTTTATCGACACACAGGCCATTCATTTGGTGGGTATCCGTTTTTATGATACCGTGTTGGGATCGGTGATTGCCTTTCTGTTAAATTATTTGTTTCTGCCTAATTTTCAACGGCTTTCAATTATTGACCATGTGCAGCACAGCATTTTGACGATGAGGAAGTATCTTGAAAGTGTATCTTCTTATTTCACGGAAGAGGAAGCGAAAAGACTGAATTATAAAATTGATCGTAAGTCGGCACATTTGGCACAGAGTCAGCTTAATGTTTCCTTTAATCAGATGCTGACTGAACCAAAATCCAAGCAAATTTATGGGGAAGAAATTTATGCGATGGTCATTCAATCGGCCAATTTAATGACTTCCATTGCCACCCTTTCAATTTATGCAGAGCGGATGGGAAATAAATATGCCGAGGATTTAGGGTTGGCTGAAGTAAGGCGGCTGGTACTGCGTGCTTTTGATGATGCCTTGCTGATTTTGAAAGGCTGGAAAAAGTATGAGGATGACCGTCAGGTAGATCAGGTTTTTGAGCAAATGGCCGAAGGCCTGAAATGTGTGGAAGAAATTCGTATGCGAGAAATGAAAGCGGGTGAATGGAGTTCTCCAAATCAGGAAAAGTTGGCTGATTTACAATTGCTGAACGATCAGTGGGGGTCAATTTACCGTCAGGCGGTAGAAATCAAGAAAAAAAGCCAGGCACTTTCTGAAAGTTAAAAATAAGAGGCTAAGGCAATCGTATTTTTTGCAAGTAGTAAAGAAGGTTTAACGCAACCTTAGCCTCTTTTATCAATATTGTTATTTTTCGGCGATTTTACAACATCTTAGCCCACAAATAGAATCCCGCCACCATCATAAAGTGGCCCATTGTACAGGGCTTGCCATTGAATATCGTGTTTTTTCAGGTAAGCCAATAGTGGTCGGTAGCATTCATGGTGCCTCGGATCTCCTATAAAATAAAGCGTGCCCCGCCAATATCCCATCGTCCCACCGATGAAACCATAAGGATACGGCGGAAGGAGAATTTGTTGAGGAGGCACCAGGCAATGCGAAAGTTGCCGTTGCTTCAGCACCTTGGCAATTCCACCATCCGAAGTGATTAAATGTTTCCCCACGCCAAACACAGAACACCTTGTATATGCTTGAGGTAATGCTGTAAAAGGTAAAGCGGCAGTTTTTTCGAGGATGGTTTTACTGGTAAATCCCACTTTGTGATAAAGGGTATGCTGGTGAAACAACACATTATAATAAGTGCTTTCGCTTAAACTTTCGCCAATTTCTTCTTCGCCAAGCTCAAAAGGGATTTCATGGGCGGTGAAATGGTCGATGTATTTTTGTGGTGTATTTGGGGCAATAATCCATTCTTGATTTATACTGGCGAAGAAAATATCCGGGTGCCCTGAAATCGCCGCATAGGTTAATCCTTGGGTCAGGAATGGAATCGTTGGCATTATTTTTTGTAAAGCCTCGATGGCCTCCTTTGGAGCACGGGCATCAATTAGTGCAAATGGCTTTATCATTCTTATAATATTGGTTATTATTGCTTGATCAACCTGAAATTTAAATTTATGAAAAAGTTGTGGCTTATCGGTAGTTTTGGCCTGCTACTGTTCATTTCTGTCGGTACCTTATATTTTGATAATTTATCCAACGACTCCCGCCCAAAGCAGCAAACTGCCATTTCCATTCAGGAAAGATCAGACCTGAGTCAGTACCTCCATGACTTTAAGATTGATGAACAGGGATTTGTGGTCGATGCTGATAGTGAGGGAGCATATTTTTCCCTGGATGAAAAGGATGCGGTAGTGACCGTAATTGTAGATTACTATTTAAACCAAGGATTTGAGCTGCAAAGTAAAAAAGGGACGCAGGACGGCAATACTTACCTGGTACCATTGCAGAGCCCATTAAAAGGGCAGCGCGGAATTTTAGTCAAAAGGTATTTAGGAAGCTATAAAGTTCGCATACAATAGGGTTTGGGGCTGATCAATGCCGATAGGTGAGGTTAAATTTTAAGATTTTCTTACAACTGCCCCTTCTCATGGTTACCTTTTTATTTCATGATTAGTGCCACTGTTTTCAGCAATGTATCATTCTCATCATGAAAACGTGATGTTTGTCTAAAAAATTACAAGCTATTTACTCCTTTTTTGTACCCAAATTTTAATTTTTCAGCGATTTAACTTGATCATTTATAGTTAATTTCAGCCAACTATCTATTCCGTATTGGACGTTGTGATTCAGTGAAGGGAGGGTGTTAATCCTCAGTAGTAATCACAAAATATAGAACAATGCGAAATTATCTTGGCCTATTGCTGGTTTCATTTCTGAGCTTTTCATGTGAAGAAGGATGGACGGATTTTCAGAATTATGATATTGATGTTGAAGGATCTAAAACTTATGCTGTTCCAATAGGAAATACCTCCTTTAAATTTGAGGATGTATGGGCTTATTCAGATGCGGACAGTTCGAGTAATTTTGAGTTGGTTTCGACCACGGAAGGGTATGAATTGCATAATACGGTCGAGATTGATTTGTCGGAACTGTTTTCTTTCGACCCTGTAACGCAGCAGGAAAATTTTGCGGTGAGCCCAATAGCGAATACGGAAGAAGAATATGTACTTCAACTGCAATCTACAGACGGAATCATTGCGGAAATGGATCAGGTTTCTCTTTCAGGAGGGCAGGTTGATTTCAGTTTCAGCCATTCTCAGATGAATGATCTATCGGCCACACTGACCATCTATGCGGCCGTGCCCGAGGTTATTAATTTGTCGGCGCAAGATTTGTCCGATGGAATTTCGATCAGCTTGGCAGGCTTCCAATTTAACGGTGTGCCCAATGAAACGGGCTTCCCAGTGAAGGTAAAGCTTGAAATCAATACCGAAAATTTGGCAACCAATACGTTGCCTGAAAATATGCAGGTCGATGCTTCCTTATCCGCCTTGGCGATCAATAGCTTCACGGGAAAAGTAAAGGATTTCAGCCAAAACATTGCTTCAGTTATTCCTTCGCCGATGGTGCCTGATTTTGACCATTCCAATTTTGTGTGGGGTGACGGAACCGTTAGCCTCAGCCTGAATAACCCTACGGCATTGCCTATCAGTGCAACTTGTGCGATTTCCAACGGTGCAGCGCAACTGTCTCCATCACCAGCTTTTACACACATTGCTCAGAGTGAAAGTTTATATAGCCTTCAAAGCACCAACAGTAATTTATTGGAGGTCATGAATGCCTCAACAGAGGACATTAACATTATGCTTGCAGTGGATGCACAAGGGAACTCTGGCGGAACATTCACTTGGTCAGCGACTAATCCCATCAGCCTAACGGCGACTTTTGTGATTCCGATGTTGGTGAAATTTCAAGAGGTGAATTTTGAATATGTGACTGCGATCGATACGGATATTTTTCAGGGTGAAGGTTTATCGACAGGCCTGCTGACGATTTCTGGCTTCAGTGATTTGCCGATGGGTGTAAAACTCGAAGTTGATTTCTTAAATGGCTCGGAGGCTTTTGCGGCTGCTCCTGCGGATTTTTGGATCGTTGAAGCTGTAGCAGACAGTATCGATACTTACATCTACCTCGACGAAACAGCCATGGATGAATTTCTTGCGGCAGATAAAGTGCGTTTCAATTTCACTTTTGATACGGAATATATTTCGCCTGACTTTGCAAGGTTCACAAGCGATCAGCATATGGAATTTGATCTCGGACTGATGACTGAAGTTACCCCTCCTTCCAACTAACTTTTACTCCTATGAAAATCATTTACGCCTTTTTGCTGTCCTGTTGTATGGTGTTCCATGCACAGGCACAGTTTCAGAAAACCCTTTATCAGTTTGCTTCAGAGGATCTGGTGGCGACCCACTCAATGAATCCTGCCTTTAAAGCCAAGGGAAGTTTTATTTTAGGGCTTCCGGGCATTTCACAAAATACACTGAATTTCTCTGCGCCAACTACTTTGGGAAATTTGTTTATGCTTGAAAATGGAAAGCGAAACCTTTCGCTGGGGACGGCAGTGAAGAATTTGCCACAGGTATCGACAACCTATGCGTCTTCACAGTTGAATATCCTGTCTTTGGGAGGTGGTGATGAAAAGAATATGTTTATGATGTCGTTGGATGTTCGGGGTTTCACCAAGCAAAAAATGTCACGGGACTTTCTTGACTTGGCGATCAATGGAAATAGCAGTTCGATCAGTATTCAGGATGTTTTGGAAGGAAAGCGGCTGACAGATCAGGAAAAGTACCTATACGCCGAAACTTACAGTCACTTTTTTGGGCAGTTGTCATTAAGCGATAGCAGAAAACTTTCCGATCGTGTACGCCTCGGGCTGCGTGTGAAGTTCCTGTGGGGAATGGGGTACATGTCCTCAAGTCCGATTGAAGGGACTTACCGTATGGATGGGCAAAGTTTCAATTCTTCTATTGATTTTGAAGCGGCTAATGTAAATATGTCGGGGGTGGTTGATCCACTCATCTTTTTGGAAGAGCAGAAAATGGAGAATAAAAAGATGCAGGGGAATTTCGGTGGAGCGATTGATATCGGGACACAGGTGAAGATCACCGATCGTTGGGAAGCGAGTTTTTTTGTGCAGGATATTGGGGCGATCAACTGGAACTTGAATGGGCAGTCGGTTAAAATTGAAAAAGGCTATTATGAAATCAATGCACAGGAAATCAGCCTAACAGGTGGAATAGATGGAGACAGTCAGCTTGCTGATTTTGACCTTCAAACATTTATGGAGGAAGAGGTGAAGATGGATACGCTTCAAAACCAAAAATTTGTAGAGTGGTTGCCTGCCAAGGCTTATTTGGGAACGCGCTACAGGGTCGGTGAAAAACATTATTTTGGCGCTACTTTCATGGGGCAGTGGTTTCAGAATGAATTCAACTATGCCATGACGGCTTCTTACGATTTAAGGGTCGGCAAAATGCTATCAACGATTGTTTCTTACTCTTATTCTCCGCAACAAACTATGGCTGTTGGTGGTGGGGTAAGGCTGAATTTGGGACCATTGCAGGTATATGCTGTTACCGATGATTTTACTGGGCTGATCAAGCCATCCACTCTTCAGAATGTAAATATTACCACCGGGGCGGTATTTACTTTCGGCAGGAAACACAAGGCCAAAGTTGAGGCGGAGACGACAGCAGAATAGGAAATGTAGGCAAACTTGAGTTTGATAACGAATCCTAATATTAAATTTGTATTTTCGATATAAGTGATTGATTATTTTTATTGAAGTCTGAGATTTAGTTTTTAATTTGCTATAGACACAATAAACATAAAACATGAAGAAGATAACTTTAAATAACGGCATTGAAATTCCCGTAGTTGGTTTGGGAACTTGGAAATCTACTGATGACGAGGTCCATAATGCCGTAGTTCACGCATTACAGAATGGCTACACACATATTGATACCGCTGCAGTTTATGGTAATGAAGAGGAAGTCGGTAAGGCATGGAAAGCCAGTGGCGTAAAGCGTGAGGA contains:
- a CDS encoding FUSC family membrane protein, with the translated sequence MIKSRNFLRLTSGNLSLGFRITLATVFPVFWGYFTNNWGVAVPWALGALALGLSDSPGVLKDRLIWLLRNLALLSITIFITGLFTQSYWLLVVWMVFGAFLWAMVAVFGNRFAVMGNAMLIGACYIMATQKDFAGTVHWTEWMSIGGFGYILVSLFLGRVGRYKGAEESLRNAFISLSKFTLLRSTQFTADPAADHLILAQRVKVIEDLATCRTELFDRRKGLKGGTKRARKLGMIVWHMVDTFEMLSASHTDLQQLQKDLGESDIICKIHKILKCYGQELQRMSESLPVGAVHTTHHDQQEHLNYLDIEIQQVKELSLDHFPVASFTALKNIMRNLTEINWRLNRMTKISQGDISLEKEEIDFKVFASEYNHQERILSELNIRSPFYRHAIRLSLAILLSMAIGHFLGMEQVYWIVLTVIVIMKPNFSETKKRTFERFLGTVLGCGIASVILFFFQGNAVVMLFFLTLLSLLSFFWLGKNYGFGVLFLTPFVLVLFSFIDTQAIHLVGIRFYDTVLGSVIAFLLNYLFLPNFQRLSIIDHVQHSILTMRKYLESVSSYFTEEEAKRLNYKIDRKSAHLAQSQLNVSFNQMLTEPKSKQIYGEEIYAMVIQSANLMTSIATLSIYAERMGNKYAEDLGLAEVRRLVLRAFDDALLILKGWKKYEDDRQVDQVFEQMAEGLKCVEEIRMREMKAGEWSSPNQEKLADLQLLNDQWGSIYRQAVEIKKKSQALSES
- a CDS encoding DUF6873 family GME fold protein codes for the protein MIKPFALIDARAPKEAIEALQKIMPTIPFLTQGLTYAAISGHPDIFFASINQEWIIAPNTPQKYIDHFTAHEIPFELGEEEIGESLSESTYYNVLFHQHTLYHKVGFTSKTILEKTAALPFTALPQAYTRCSVFGVGKHLITSDGGIAKVLKQRQLSHCLVPPQQILLPPYPYGFIGGTMGYWRGTLYFIGDPRHHECYRPLLAYLKKHDIQWQALYNGPLYDGGGILFVG
- a CDS encoding DUF5723 family protein; this encodes MKIIYAFLLSCCMVFHAQAQFQKTLYQFASEDLVATHSMNPAFKAKGSFILGLPGISQNTLNFSAPTTLGNLFMLENGKRNLSLGTAVKNLPQVSTTYASSQLNILSLGGGDEKNMFMMSLDVRGFTKQKMSRDFLDLAINGNSSSISIQDVLEGKRLTDQEKYLYAETYSHFFGQLSLSDSRKLSDRVRLGLRVKFLWGMGYMSSSPIEGTYRMDGQSFNSSIDFEAANVNMSGVVDPLIFLEEQKMENKKMQGNFGGAIDIGTQVKITDRWEASFFVQDIGAINWNLNGQSVKIEKGYYEINAQEISLTGGIDGDSQLADFDLQTFMEEEVKMDTLQNQKFVEWLPAKAYLGTRYRVGEKHYFGATFMGQWFQNEFNYAMTASYDLRVGKMLSTIVSYSYSPQQTMAVGGGVRLNLGPLQVYAVTDDFTGLIKPSTLQNVNITTGAVFTFGRKHKAKVEAETTAE